From the Acetobacter aceti genome, one window contains:
- a CDS encoding PQQ-dependent dehydrogenase, methanol/ethanol family, protein MSRPSAARKTSFLGLLAAGTILAAALGQPTGAARAADDQGATGEAIIHADDHPENWLSYGRTYLEQRYSPLDQINRQNVGDLKLAWFYEFDSNRGQEGTPLIIDGVLYASTNWSKIKALKADTGELLWAFDPKVPGNVAVRGCCDTVNRGIAYWNGKIYFGTFDGRLIALDAKTGKVVWSVNTIPKDAALGNQRSYTVDGAPRIAKGRVIIGNGGAEFGARGFVSAFDAETGKLDWRFFTVPNPKNEPDHAASDSVLMNKAYKTWSPTGAWTKQGGGGTVWDSIVYDPVTDLVYLAVGNGSPWNYKYRSNGIGDNLFLGSIVAVKPETGEYVWHFQATPMDQWDYTSVQQIMTLDLPINGETRHVIVHAPKNGFFYVIDAKTGQFIQGKNYTYENWAYGLDPKTGRPIFNPEGLYTLNGKDWYGIPGPLGAHNFMEMAYSPRTHLIYLPAHQIPFGYKNQAGGFKAHPDSWNLGLDMTKTGLPDTPEARAAYMQDLKGWLLAWDPVKLQAQWSIERPGGWDGGVLATGGDLVFQGLATGEFHAYDATDGKDLFKYDLQSGIIANPVTYSVNGKQYVAIEVGWGGIYPISMGGMSRTAGWTVNHSYLAVFSLDGKAKLPTWNSIGFLPVKPPAQFDEKVVDKGYFQYQTYCQTCHGDNAEAGGMLPDLRWSGAIRHKDAFYNVVGRGALTAYGMDRFDTSMTPDEIESIRNYLIKRATDTYERETEARKNPSKIPTAPALGITP, encoded by the coding sequence ATGAGCCGTCCCTCAGCCGCCAGGAAAACTTCCTTTCTTGGCCTTCTCGCGGCAGGAACCATCCTGGCCGCGGCCCTGGGTCAGCCTACAGGCGCTGCACGCGCCGCTGACGATCAGGGAGCCACCGGAGAAGCGATCATCCACGCTGATGATCATCCGGAAAACTGGCTCTCTTACGGGCGAACCTACTTAGAGCAGCGCTACAGCCCGCTCGACCAGATCAATCGTCAGAATGTTGGCGATCTGAAGCTGGCCTGGTTCTACGAATTTGACTCCAACCGTGGTCAGGAAGGCACGCCCCTGATCATTGATGGCGTTCTCTACGCCTCCACGAACTGGTCCAAGATCAAGGCCCTGAAGGCTGACACCGGTGAGCTGCTATGGGCCTTTGACCCTAAAGTTCCCGGCAATGTCGCCGTCCGTGGCTGCTGTGACACCGTTAACCGCGGTATCGCCTACTGGAATGGCAAGATCTATTTCGGCACGTTCGACGGTCGTCTGATCGCGCTTGACGCCAAGACCGGCAAGGTCGTCTGGAGCGTCAACACCATTCCCAAGGACGCCGCTCTGGGCAACCAGCGCTCCTATACGGTCGATGGCGCTCCGCGTATCGCCAAGGGCCGCGTTATCATCGGTAACGGTGGCGCCGAATTCGGCGCCCGTGGCTTTGTCTCCGCATTCGACGCCGAAACCGGAAAGCTCGACTGGCGCTTCTTCACGGTTCCGAACCCGAAGAACGAGCCGGATCACGCCGCGTCCGACAGCGTGCTGATGAACAAGGCCTACAAGACCTGGAGCCCAACGGGCGCATGGACGAAGCAGGGTGGCGGCGGAACCGTATGGGATTCCATCGTCTACGACCCGGTGACTGACCTTGTCTATCTGGCCGTCGGCAACGGCTCTCCCTGGAACTACAAATATCGTTCCAACGGTATCGGCGACAACCTGTTCCTGGGCAGCATCGTTGCCGTGAAACCGGAAACCGGCGAATACGTCTGGCACTTCCAGGCAACACCGATGGACCAGTGGGATTACACCTCGGTTCAGCAGATCATGACGCTTGATCTGCCGATCAACGGTGAAACCCGCCATGTCATCGTCCACGCTCCGAAGAACGGCTTCTTCTACGTCATCGACGCGAAGACCGGCCAGTTCATTCAGGGCAAGAACTATACCTACGAGAACTGGGCTTATGGCCTTGATCCGAAGACAGGCCGCCCGATCTTCAATCCTGAAGGTCTGTATACGCTGAACGGCAAGGACTGGTACGGCATTCCAGGTCCTCTGGGTGCGCATAACTTCATGGAAATGGCGTACAGCCCGCGTACGCACCTGATCTATCTCCCGGCTCACCAGATTCCATTCGGCTACAAAAATCAGGCCGGTGGCTTCAAGGCCCACCCTGACTCCTGGAACCTCGGTCTCGACATGACCAAGACCGGTCTGCCTGATACGCCTGAAGCCCGTGCGGCTTACATGCAGGATCTGAAAGGCTGGCTGCTGGCGTGGGATCCGGTCAAGCTACAGGCGCAGTGGTCCATCGAGCGTCCAGGCGGCTGGGATGGCGGCGTGCTGGCAACGGGTGGCGATCTGGTCTTCCAGGGTCTCGCAACCGGTGAATTCCACGCCTACGACGCCACAGACGGCAAGGATCTGTTCAAATACGATCTGCAGAGCGGCATCATTGCAAACCCGGTGACCTACAGCGTCAACGGCAAGCAGTATGTTGCGATCGAAGTCGGCTGGGGCGGTATCTATCCTATCTCCATGGGTGGCATGAGCCGTACTGCCGGATGGACAGTCAACCACTCCTACCTCGCCGTGTTCTCGCTCGACGGCAAGGCCAAGCTGCCGACATGGAACAGCATCGGCTTCCTGCCGGTGAAACCTCCTGCACAGTTTGACGAGAAAGTGGTCGACAAGGGCTACTTCCAGTACCAGACCTACTGCCAGACCTGCCACGGCGATAACGCCGAAGCTGGCGGTATGCTTCCGGATCTTCGCTGGTCCGGCGCCATCCGTCACAAGGATGCTTTCTACAACGTCGTAGGACGTGGCGCTCTGACGGCTTACGGCATGGATCGCTTCGATACGTCCATGACGCCGGACGAGATCGAGAGCATCCGGAACTATCTGATCAAACGTGCGACCGATACGTACGAGCGTGAGACTGAAGCCCGGAAAAATCCGAGCAAAATTCCGACCGCTCCTGCGCTCGGTATCACCCCGTGA